A single genomic interval of Aureliella helgolandensis harbors:
- a CDS encoding HD domain-containing protein: protein MDAHQLENLSHDPVHGYIRFVAPQAGADNKVCERDVIDHPWVQRMRQIRQLQTAWWVFPTAEHSRFQHILGVMHLASAAVERLYDSLKEVDPSTPSKPYVDGLMRMAGLLHDVGHGPFGHFFDANFLSRFDLTHERLGALIIEQELGEHLAALRSSPLGEWPEEHALQATDIAWLIQRPGSGAPSLDTLSERPRWMHLLRSLFCGIYTIDNMDFVLRDAFMTGLNPRAFDLQRILHYSSFTPSGLTIHERGMPALVHFLSMKAELFRSVYFHRTVRAIDLELAELFQESGSYLFPGDPREYLTEYLQLTEFSLLTDVRRWHASPDPKLAKIGRRWLDWLGRRVRWTMVCQRNLSFEEGQSENSSVFSSSSILAACLRDQLPAEFREVQFRVDLARHIHRPHTVGAAAGMNFYYESSTDKVRALTTHGLYRRLPISHTIARVYTQDGECETIFSNIMEKLIGAPGDDDLTNM from the coding sequence ATGGACGCACATCAACTCGAAAATCTGTCACACGATCCGGTTCACGGATACATCCGTTTTGTAGCACCCCAAGCGGGAGCCGACAATAAAGTCTGTGAAAGAGATGTTATCGACCATCCGTGGGTGCAACGGATGAGACAAATTCGGCAATTGCAAACAGCTTGGTGGGTGTTTCCCACCGCCGAGCATAGTCGTTTCCAGCACATTTTGGGGGTGATGCACCTGGCCAGCGCGGCGGTGGAGCGATTGTACGATTCCTTGAAAGAAGTCGATCCCAGCACTCCCTCGAAGCCGTACGTCGACGGCCTAATGCGGATGGCCGGGCTTTTGCACGATGTGGGGCATGGACCCTTCGGACACTTCTTTGACGCCAATTTTCTCTCCCGCTTCGATTTAACGCATGAGCGACTCGGTGCCTTAATCATCGAACAGGAATTGGGGGAACACCTAGCCGCCCTGCGGAGTTCTCCTCTAGGAGAGTGGCCGGAGGAGCATGCTCTCCAGGCGACCGATATCGCCTGGCTCATCCAGCGGCCTGGAAGCGGTGCCCCTAGCTTGGACACACTATCGGAGCGACCACGCTGGATGCATCTGCTCAGAAGCTTGTTTTGCGGTATTTACACGATTGACAATATGGATTTCGTGCTCCGCGATGCTTTCATGACAGGACTCAACCCCAGAGCATTTGATCTCCAACGCATCTTGCACTACAGCTCCTTCACGCCGAGCGGATTGACCATCCATGAGCGTGGGATGCCCGCGCTGGTGCACTTCCTGTCGATGAAGGCGGAACTGTTTCGCAGCGTGTATTTCCATCGTACCGTGCGGGCCATCGATCTCGAGTTGGCGGAGTTGTTTCAGGAGAGTGGCAGCTACCTGTTTCCTGGAGATCCTCGCGAGTACTTGACGGAATACTTGCAGTTGACCGAGTTCTCCTTGCTGACCGACGTCCGCCGCTGGCACGCCAGCCCAGACCCCAAATTGGCCAAGATTGGTCGACGGTGGCTGGACTGGTTGGGGCGACGGGTGCGGTGGACGATGGTTTGCCAACGCAATTTGAGTTTCGAAGAGGGGCAGTCGGAGAACAGCTCGGTCTTCTCCTCTTCAAGCATTTTAGCAGCCTGCTTACGCGACCAATTACCTGCTGAATTTCGAGAGGTGCAGTTCCGTGTCGACTTGGCGCGGCACATTCACCGGCCACACACAGTGGGAGCTGCTGCGGGGATGAATTTCTACTACGAATCCTCCACGGATAAAGTACGAGCATTGACCACCCATGGACTCTACCGCCGCTTGCCGATTAGCCACACGATTGCCCGCGTCTATACGCAAGATGGAGAATGCGAGACCATTTTCTCGAACATCATGGAGAAGCTCATTGGTGCCCCCGGAGACGATGACCTAACGAATATGTAG
- a CDS encoding RNA polymerase sigma factor, whose product MKTEEDLIQASLTGDGGAYGVLVKRYQDRLFNAMLHVVGSPDEAEDVVQDSLVQAYVKLHTFQGNSKFYTWLYRIAFNNALSRQRRRRNELSIEQSREITGSDPVDRHEPPDESMLRGERVALIHRALELLSEEHRSILILREMQDTSYEDIAEILSINIGTVRSRLSRARIQLKAQLENLNSDP is encoded by the coding sequence GTGAAAACCGAAGAAGATCTGATTCAGGCATCCCTAACCGGTGATGGAGGAGCCTATGGCGTCCTCGTCAAACGCTATCAAGATCGACTCTTTAACGCCATGCTGCATGTCGTAGGCAGTCCCGATGAAGCCGAAGACGTCGTGCAAGACTCTCTGGTACAAGCCTACGTCAAGCTGCATACCTTCCAGGGAAACAGCAAGTTCTACACCTGGCTCTATCGCATCGCGTTCAACAATGCCCTGAGCCGGCAGCGCCGTCGCCGCAACGAGCTCTCGATCGAGCAAAGCCGTGAAATCACCGGTTCCGATCCAGTCGATCGCCATGAGCCCCCGGACGAGTCGATGCTCCGCGGAGAACGCGTGGCTCTGATCCACCGAGCCCTCGAGTTACTCTCGGAGGAACACCGCTCCATCCTTATCCTCCGTGAGATGCAAGACACCTCTTACGAAGACATTGCCGAGATCCTCAGCATCAACATCGGTACCGTTCGCAGTCGACTATCTCGAGCGCGGATTCAACTGAAGGCGCAGCTGGAGAACCTCAATTCGGACCCTTAG
- a CDS encoding efflux RND transporter permease subunit: protein MNVAHFFIDRPRFASVLSILIVLVGSIAYFQLPVAQYPEVALPTVVVRASYPGATAETISKTVATPLEQELNGVDNMVYMESQATADGSMSLTVTFALGTDIDQAQVLVQNRVSIAEPKLPAEVRQIGITTRKSSPDLMMVIHLFSPDDSRNQLYISNYAYLQIKDVLSRLDGVGDIQVFGGTEYSMRVWLDVERLAALDLTAGDAVQAMRQQNIQVAAGIIGQQPMPDNQEAFQVNVNTLGRLQTAEEFGDIILKSGENGRLVRLSDVARIELGATDYSVRSYMGDKNAVALAMFQRPGSNAIAAAERIESTMEQLAGRFPPGLEHTIMYNPTAFVEESIDEVFTTLWQAGALVVLTVFVFLQNWRSTIVPVIAIPISLIGTFGVMLAIGFSLNNLSLFGLVLAIGIVVDDAIVVVENVERLIASGLSPREATRKAMSEVSSALIATTLVLIAVFVPTAFIAGISGQFYRQFALTIAVSTAISTLVSLTLTPAMCALLLRPSQSEKNWLGRLIDRTLGLPFHWFNKVFDFTSDFYARIVSKILRWSFVMLLGYGILLGMTWFGFRQTPVGFIPSQDQGYVIIAIQLPPGASLDRTDAVTRRVVELARKVPGVRNAVSFVGFSGATRANSSNAAAIFPVLEDAKSRAANDQEFQTVIQALRASVAPVKEAVVFVIPPPPVRGVGTGGGFKMQIQDRSGAGLLALRDATNAVLAKARQEPGLVQVFTNFSIATPQYYADIDRTKVRMLDVPIDNVFETLQIYLGSAYVNDFNFLGRTYRVTAQADYPFRNQQEDISRLRTRSNKGAIVPLGSLITMRETTAADRVVRYNLYPSADVNGDTLPGVSSGQAIAAMERIAEETLPPGFGYEWTDIAYQQQAAGNTMIYIFPLCVLFVFLTLAAQYESWLLPLAVILIVPLCLLCALLGIWFRGLDNNILVQIGFVVLVGLACKNAILIVEFAKQEEDAGRDRFQAAIEACRLRLRPILMTAFSFILGVIPLLIATGAGSEMRQALGTAVFSGMLGVTLFGLFLTPVFYVVLRGLAKSPQ, encoded by the coding sequence ATGAATGTTGCACACTTTTTCATCGATCGCCCACGCTTCGCCAGCGTCCTTTCCATTCTGATCGTGTTGGTGGGCAGCATTGCTTACTTTCAGTTGCCGGTTGCCCAGTACCCGGAAGTTGCGTTGCCAACGGTCGTGGTGCGGGCCAGCTATCCTGGAGCCACGGCTGAAACGATTTCCAAGACGGTAGCAACGCCGCTCGAACAAGAGCTCAATGGTGTCGACAACATGGTTTACATGGAATCGCAAGCCACCGCCGATGGTTCGATGAGCTTGACCGTTACGTTTGCACTTGGGACCGATATCGACCAGGCGCAGGTACTGGTGCAGAATCGAGTTTCCATTGCAGAGCCTAAGTTGCCAGCGGAAGTGCGGCAGATTGGGATCACGACGCGCAAGAGTTCACCTGACCTGATGATGGTGATCCACCTGTTTTCCCCAGATGACTCGCGGAACCAGCTCTACATCAGCAACTATGCCTACCTGCAGATCAAGGATGTCTTGTCCCGCCTCGATGGCGTGGGGGACATCCAAGTCTTCGGGGGTACTGAATACAGCATGCGTGTTTGGCTGGATGTCGAACGCCTAGCGGCTTTAGATCTCACTGCGGGGGATGCCGTGCAGGCCATGCGGCAGCAGAACATTCAAGTGGCGGCCGGTATTATTGGGCAGCAACCGATGCCGGATAACCAAGAAGCCTTTCAGGTAAACGTCAACACGCTGGGACGGCTGCAAACGGCGGAAGAGTTTGGTGACATCATTCTCAAGTCGGGCGAAAACGGGCGCTTGGTTCGCTTGAGCGATGTGGCTCGCATTGAACTTGGTGCAACCGATTACTCGGTGCGCAGCTACATGGGAGATAAGAATGCCGTAGCCCTGGCGATGTTCCAACGTCCCGGCTCCAATGCCATCGCGGCCGCCGAGCGGATTGAATCGACCATGGAGCAGCTGGCAGGAAGATTTCCGCCAGGCCTGGAGCACACGATCATGTACAACCCCACCGCTTTTGTGGAGGAATCCATTGACGAAGTGTTCACCACACTTTGGCAAGCAGGCGCGCTGGTGGTCCTGACGGTATTCGTGTTCCTGCAAAATTGGCGCTCGACCATCGTGCCAGTTATTGCCATTCCCATCTCACTGATTGGAACATTCGGTGTCATGCTGGCGATTGGTTTCAGTCTGAATAACTTATCGCTATTCGGCTTGGTGCTAGCTATTGGGATCGTGGTCGATGACGCGATCGTCGTGGTGGAGAATGTGGAGCGACTGATTGCTTCCGGACTTTCTCCGCGGGAGGCGACGCGCAAAGCGATGAGTGAAGTGAGTTCGGCGCTAATTGCCACGACTCTGGTGTTGATCGCAGTATTCGTTCCCACCGCCTTCATCGCTGGTATTAGTGGGCAGTTCTATCGTCAATTTGCCTTGACCATTGCTGTTTCGACCGCCATCTCCACGCTGGTCTCACTCACGCTGACACCCGCCATGTGTGCGCTCTTGTTGCGACCGAGCCAGAGTGAAAAGAATTGGCTGGGACGGTTGATTGACCGCACTCTGGGGTTGCCATTCCACTGGTTCAACAAGGTCTTTGATTTTACAAGCGACTTCTACGCGCGGATCGTAAGCAAGATCTTGCGTTGGAGCTTCGTGATGTTGCTGGGATACGGAATCTTGCTGGGCATGACCTGGTTTGGCTTCCGGCAAACACCGGTTGGATTCATTCCCTCTCAAGATCAGGGATATGTGATCATTGCGATTCAGCTTCCTCCGGGAGCGAGCCTAGATCGTACCGATGCGGTTACGCGGCGGGTGGTCGAGTTGGCGCGGAAGGTGCCAGGGGTGCGCAATGCCGTCTCCTTTGTGGGCTTCTCGGGTGCGACGCGAGCCAATAGTTCCAACGCGGCGGCGATTTTCCCAGTTCTAGAGGATGCCAAATCTCGAGCCGCCAATGACCAAGAGTTTCAGACCGTCATCCAAGCCTTGCGCGCCAGTGTGGCGCCGGTCAAAGAAGCGGTTGTCTTTGTCATCCCGCCTCCGCCGGTTCGGGGAGTTGGCACCGGGGGTGGTTTTAAGATGCAGATCCAGGATCGCTCGGGCGCGGGCTTGCTCGCACTGCGCGATGCCACCAATGCGGTCTTGGCGAAAGCCCGGCAGGAGCCTGGCTTAGTTCAGGTATTCACGAATTTCTCGATTGCTACGCCACAATACTATGCCGACATCGACCGCACCAAAGTCCGCATGTTGGATGTGCCGATCGACAACGTGTTCGAAACCCTCCAAATCTACTTGGGCTCCGCCTATGTGAACGATTTCAATTTTCTGGGGCGGACCTATCGCGTCACTGCGCAAGCCGACTATCCGTTTCGAAATCAACAAGAAGATATTTCAAGGTTGCGAACTCGCAGCAACAAGGGGGCCATCGTGCCGCTGGGGTCGCTCATTACCATGCGGGAAACGACAGCCGCCGATCGAGTGGTTCGGTACAATCTGTATCCATCCGCAGATGTGAACGGTGACACCTTGCCTGGAGTGAGTTCCGGTCAGGCGATCGCCGCCATGGAACGCATCGCCGAGGAGACGTTGCCGCCTGGTTTTGGCTATGAGTGGACTGATATTGCGTACCAGCAGCAAGCGGCGGGGAACACGATGATTTACATCTTTCCGCTGTGCGTGCTGTTTGTGTTCTTGACCCTAGCCGCTCAGTATGAAAGTTGGCTCCTGCCCTTGGCGGTCATCCTCATCGTCCCCTTGTGCCTGCTGTGTGCCCTGTTGGGGATATGGTTCCGGGGGTTAGACAATAACATCCTAGTGCAGATTGGGTTTGTCGTTCTGGTCGGCTTGGCATGTAAAAATGCGATTTTGATCGTCGAGTTTGCGAAGCAAGAGGAGGATGCGGGACGCGACCGTTTTCAGGCAGCGATTGAAGCTTGCCGCTTGCGATTGCGGCCAATTTTGATGACTGCATTTTCCTTCATCTTGGGGGTCATCCCGTTGTTGATCGCCACGGGAGCTGGATCGGAAATGCGACAGGCACTCGGGACAGCCGTCTTCAGTGGGATGCTGGGAGTGACTCTGTTTGGACTGTTCCTGACACCGGTCTTCTACGTGGTGTTGAGAGGTTTGGCCAAGAGCCCTCAATGA
- a CDS encoding efflux RND transporter periplasmic adaptor subunit, translating to MSNFQYRAGCQRTLNSSAFRWLACAVCVLVGAMAGCRSAKEKPAAPPPAEIAVAHPLVVPIVEWDEYIGRLEPIDTVEVRSRVSGMLESTHFTDGQLVKQDDLLAIIDPREFVAEKHAAAARLEEANARLTETEALRKQADAELADATAQLALAGQLMERARQLAANNALSQEEFDVRESAQLQAKAAFEAANAKIESANAGIATAQAAIGTAKANLEAADLKISYTQILAPISGRISRRLVTEGNLISGGTAGATLLTTIVSVNPIHCYFDANEQDFLKYARLSREGKRESSRDVKNPVYMRLINESGFPHLGHMDFVDNRMDANTGTMRARAIFSNQDDTLTAGLFAEVRIPGSGRYEAVLIPDSAINSDQSERFVYLVSGENKVERRRIELGPMAKGLRVVRSGLVGTEQLVINGLQMIAEGAVVKPKVVGLSVSTGPEELPDDYQPVSEEDWLSHPISAAPLGAGNTEKAISVWPNHGQGAAR from the coding sequence ATGTCAAATTTCCAATACCGCGCGGGCTGCCAGCGCACCTTGAATTCATCGGCTTTCCGTTGGCTCGCCTGCGCCGTCTGCGTGCTTGTGGGAGCAATGGCTGGATGTCGCTCCGCCAAGGAGAAGCCCGCTGCCCCGCCACCAGCAGAGATTGCAGTTGCTCACCCATTGGTGGTGCCGATTGTAGAGTGGGACGAGTACATTGGCCGCCTGGAGCCCATCGACACCGTTGAGGTTCGTTCACGGGTCAGTGGAATGTTGGAATCAACGCACTTCACCGACGGGCAATTGGTGAAGCAGGATGATTTACTTGCGATTATCGATCCCCGCGAATTTGTGGCAGAAAAGCATGCGGCGGCGGCACGTCTGGAAGAGGCCAACGCGCGCTTGACCGAAACGGAGGCATTGCGCAAGCAAGCTGATGCAGAGTTGGCTGATGCTACCGCGCAGCTTGCATTGGCAGGCCAGTTGATGGAGCGTGCACGTCAATTGGCGGCGAACAATGCGTTGTCTCAGGAAGAGTTTGACGTGCGTGAGAGTGCACAATTGCAGGCCAAGGCAGCCTTTGAGGCAGCCAATGCAAAGATTGAATCCGCCAATGCCGGAATTGCCACAGCGCAGGCAGCGATTGGCACAGCCAAGGCCAATTTGGAAGCGGCCGATCTGAAGATCAGCTACACCCAAATACTGGCACCAATCTCCGGCAGAATCAGTCGCAGATTGGTTACCGAAGGAAACTTGATTAGTGGTGGGACAGCGGGGGCTACTCTGTTAACAACGATCGTGTCGGTGAACCCCATCCATTGCTACTTTGACGCCAACGAGCAAGACTTTTTGAAATACGCGCGATTGTCGCGTGAGGGGAAACGCGAGAGTTCGCGGGATGTGAAGAATCCAGTGTACATGCGCTTGATCAATGAATCGGGATTTCCGCATTTGGGACACATGGATTTCGTCGACAATCGGATGGATGCCAATACGGGAACGATGCGCGCTCGAGCGATTTTTTCCAATCAGGACGATACCCTGACTGCCGGATTGTTTGCGGAAGTACGCATCCCTGGCAGCGGGAGGTATGAGGCGGTTTTGATACCCGACAGTGCCATCAACAGCGATCAATCCGAGCGGTTCGTCTATCTGGTAAGTGGGGAAAACAAAGTCGAGAGGCGACGGATTGAATTGGGGCCAATGGCCAAGGGATTGCGCGTGGTTCGGTCTGGCTTGGTAGGGACGGAGCAATTGGTAATCAACGGATTGCAAATGATTGCTGAAGGAGCCGTCGTCAAACCTAAGGTGGTGGGATTGTCGGTCAGCACCGGTCCTGAGGAATTGCCCGACGATTACCAGCCTGTCTCCGAGGAGGATTGGCTGTCGCATCCCATCTCGGCAGCACCCCTTGGAGCTGGAAACACCGAGAAAGCGATCTCGGTCTGGCCAAATCATGGACAGGGAGCGGCACGATGA
- a CDS encoding Rieske (2Fe-2S) protein, whose amino-acid sequence MAWHQLCNLSTLKNGQGQEFLVGKTIVALFLQDSKLYATDGMCAHQGGPLAQGLVDGECITCPWHGWQYDLNTGNNLRTGKKMLDRYDVEVRGDQVWIEIPCESSEGASTAI is encoded by the coding sequence ATGGCCTGGCATCAACTGTGCAACCTTTCCACGCTCAAGAATGGGCAAGGTCAAGAATTTCTCGTGGGAAAAACCATCGTAGCCCTCTTCCTGCAGGACTCCAAGCTATATGCCACCGATGGTATGTGCGCCCACCAAGGCGGACCGCTAGCTCAGGGACTTGTTGATGGTGAATGCATCACCTGCCCGTGGCATGGCTGGCAATACGATTTAAACACGGGGAACAATTTGCGAACCGGTAAGAAAATGCTCGATCGGTACGATGTCGAAGTTCGTGGCGACCAGGTCTGGATCGAGATCCCGTGCGAATCCTCCGAGGGAGCGTCCACAGCGATTTAA
- a CDS encoding ComEC/Rec2 family competence protein, producing MPGSAKAESEQVPTSGTAAEKDFAEKDFLRIGSCGTAKRWLLDHWHPLAWLPAEHWARGEPWGYHLYRFPMVWAFLAMFAGVAGARWFSEETVEWWGLGCLVMLGLATLLLGNQRLGAASALALCAMVLFGVFHGLSQTPSTYDSLSRVATRQGRPLAAQCVIESAAIWKPNPYYRPEDPASELWRTQWDVRVEKVRDGRYWQTATASCTLSVLGRVQHLFPGDVLEVFAEVRAIQPPTNPGTFDFAEHARQRGVFVGLTSKSVGQISRVGTRQNYPLSRCRAHAVAAVDGWLHRWVTCGQAPLAAALIFGQREQVDRGDVQDLMTTGTLHLLAISGLHVEIVASAIVLMSSLLLLRNRTSLLLIIGICGAYAVLAGGKPPVLRAVILVIAFSLARTLGRNARLANILGGAALVLLFVRTNNVHNIGVQLSFLAVAAIGLFVVQGDRSSTRRSALQAVVEESLSRRSRWFLVATRTLVSMARLSLWVWLITCPLVWSCFHVVSPVAVPLNVVLAVPLSLSLLSGLTTAVLGWIPPLGFLAGGICGYSLASIGWLVERASRLPLGHLWLPAPSPGWVLSFYAILLGWLIVYGRQRKLGLGLLLGGWILIGVVPMCCGSRGYLTSMGGDLRPERVWAEWNESAEDDAEELRCTFIDVGHGTSVMLELPTGEVWLYDAGSLGAAQTSYQDVADVLWQIPTACIDTLMVSHADADHYNAIGGLVERFRVRRIVSTDAFWKSSDRDVANLLETLDRRRLQRETWNAPHSGKVGAVQWQILHPKLGEQAESDNASSLCLLLNYQGIRILLPGDLEGAGLLDLVELPPRPCHVLMAPHHGSVSFNPKALLEWCRPEATIISGNHRALQPTVLEKYVVPGNRLGITYRDGAVQVRVRKRIGGEGVLSLWHWHEGQWEVVDQ from the coding sequence ATGCCTGGAAGTGCGAAGGCCGAATCTGAGCAGGTACCCACTTCCGGCACTGCGGCTGAGAAAGACTTTGCTGAGAAAGACTTTCTACGGATCGGAAGTTGTGGGACTGCCAAGCGGTGGTTATTGGACCATTGGCATCCACTTGCCTGGTTGCCTGCCGAGCATTGGGCGCGGGGGGAGCCGTGGGGCTATCACCTCTACCGTTTTCCGATGGTATGGGCCTTTCTGGCAATGTTCGCGGGCGTGGCAGGCGCTCGCTGGTTTTCGGAAGAGACCGTCGAGTGGTGGGGGCTTGGTTGCCTAGTGATGCTCGGTCTGGCGACTCTTCTGCTGGGAAACCAGCGACTGGGAGCGGCCAGTGCTCTGGCGTTATGCGCCATGGTCTTGTTCGGCGTATTCCACGGTCTCTCTCAAACGCCCTCGACCTACGATTCGCTATCGCGGGTTGCTACACGGCAGGGGCGTCCGCTGGCAGCGCAGTGTGTGATTGAGTCGGCGGCGATTTGGAAACCGAATCCCTACTACCGTCCTGAGGATCCTGCTAGCGAATTGTGGAGAACGCAGTGGGACGTGCGGGTTGAAAAGGTGCGTGATGGTCGCTATTGGCAGACTGCTACCGCCAGCTGCACTCTGTCGGTTCTCGGCCGTGTCCAACATCTCTTTCCCGGTGACGTCTTGGAGGTGTTCGCTGAGGTGCGCGCCATCCAACCTCCTACCAATCCAGGGACGTTCGACTTTGCGGAGCATGCCCGGCAACGTGGCGTGTTCGTAGGTCTAACGAGTAAATCGGTAGGGCAGATTTCACGCGTTGGGACACGCCAAAATTATCCGCTCTCACGCTGCCGCGCTCATGCCGTAGCTGCCGTCGACGGCTGGCTGCATCGCTGGGTGACGTGTGGGCAAGCTCCGTTGGCCGCGGCGCTGATTTTTGGTCAGAGGGAGCAGGTGGATCGAGGGGATGTGCAAGATTTGATGACCACCGGTACGCTCCATCTCCTCGCCATCAGTGGGCTTCATGTGGAGATAGTGGCTTCCGCCATCGTACTCATGAGTAGTCTTCTGTTATTGCGGAATCGTACGAGTCTGTTGTTGATCATTGGGATTTGCGGCGCTTATGCGGTTCTGGCTGGAGGCAAGCCGCCGGTGTTGCGAGCGGTCATCCTGGTAATCGCGTTCAGTTTGGCGCGAACGCTGGGCCGCAATGCACGATTGGCGAATATCTTGGGAGGAGCCGCACTGGTGCTCCTGTTTGTCAGAACCAACAATGTGCACAACATCGGAGTGCAGCTCTCTTTTCTAGCCGTTGCAGCCATCGGCTTGTTTGTCGTGCAGGGAGACCGCAGCAGTACGCGCCGGTCTGCCCTGCAAGCGGTGGTCGAGGAGAGTTTGAGTCGCAGAAGTCGCTGGTTTTTGGTGGCCACCCGCACACTCGTGAGCATGGCGCGTCTGAGTCTGTGGGTTTGGCTGATTACCTGCCCGTTGGTGTGGAGTTGCTTTCATGTTGTTTCACCGGTGGCGGTCCCCTTGAACGTGGTGCTGGCGGTACCGCTCAGTCTGAGTCTGTTGAGCGGTCTGACGACCGCAGTGCTGGGCTGGATTCCCCCTCTCGGTTTTCTAGCGGGAGGGATTTGCGGTTACAGTTTGGCGAGCATCGGTTGGCTGGTGGAGAGGGCAAGTCGTTTGCCGCTGGGGCACCTGTGGCTGCCAGCCCCTTCGCCGGGCTGGGTGCTCAGTTTCTACGCAATATTATTGGGCTGGTTGATCGTCTACGGTCGCCAACGAAAACTAGGGCTGGGACTGCTTCTAGGCGGTTGGATCCTGATTGGAGTCGTGCCCATGTGTTGCGGCTCCCGTGGGTATCTCACCAGCATGGGAGGCGACCTGCGACCGGAGCGAGTGTGGGCCGAGTGGAACGAGTCGGCTGAGGACGATGCTGAGGAGTTGCGTTGTACGTTTATTGATGTTGGGCATGGTACTAGCGTGATGCTTGAATTGCCGACCGGAGAAGTGTGGCTCTATGATGCCGGTAGTCTCGGTGCTGCCCAAACCTCGTATCAAGATGTGGCGGATGTGCTCTGGCAAATTCCCACTGCTTGCATTGACACGCTGATGGTTTCTCACGCAGACGCCGACCATTACAATGCGATCGGAGGGCTCGTGGAACGATTTCGTGTCCGACGCATCGTAAGCACCGATGCCTTTTGGAAAAGTAGTGATCGCGATGTGGCGAACCTTCTGGAAACGCTGGACCGCCGCAGGCTGCAACGAGAAACATGGAATGCGCCGCATTCCGGAAAAGTGGGAGCCGTGCAGTGGCAGATTCTGCATCCCAAACTGGGCGAGCAGGCCGAGAGCGACAATGCTAGCAGCCTGTGTCTGCTGTTAAACTATCAAGGAATCCGCATACTCTTGCCTGGCGATCTTGAGGGGGCCGGGTTGCTCGATCTCGTGGAATTGCCGCCACGACCCTGTCACGTACTGATGGCGCCGCACCACGGCAGTGTTTCCTTCAACCCCAAGGCCTTGCTAGAATGGTGCCGACCGGAGGCGACCATTATCAGTGGGAATCACCGTGCACTGCAGCCCACAGTGCTTGAGAAATACGTCGTCCCAGGCAATCGATTGGGCATTACCTATCGTGACGGTGCGGTGCAAGTCCGGGTTCGCAAACGCATTGGCGGAGAGGGAGTACTGTCGCTATGGCATTGGCACGAGGGGCAGTGGGAAGTGGTCGACCAGTAA